Proteins encoded by one window of Chondromyces crocatus:
- a CDS encoding RNA polymerase sigma factor gives MSTTMAADPPLGAFKHPGLALGSTPVRADAAPDVARSSTSVRRDEGSDGAQDPDGVQGATSVQGEEGSDLAVRATSVQGDAIGAVLAEPELRRALESFVRRRVPEADVDDVVQTVLCDALAAPGRPGDPEGLRRWVMGIARHKVVDHHRRALQEAVAELPEMAAPPPPLEERAMARWAERQAGGAREATETLRWMAREGEGEKLESIAAEEQVPPTRVRQRVSRMRRWMREQWLAELAAVAALSVLAFLLARAVLKEEPQIAPMPELPKVGPEMADPIERGRALRAAGFEACERAAWSECLERLDEAAGLDPAGDAAPQVGQARARARQALESAPKAAPESTSFAPIAPSSLAPTAAPPAPAPVSTSEKSRSTSKLAPPPDRPVKPLKPFVDPKKEAVVEPRSDREAMEREKKALAQREQEARALKKPVSGKPSPTSGKPAPGKPTSPSGKAASKSEPL, from the coding sequence CTTGGAGCGTTCAAGCATCCCGGCCTCGCGCTGGGGTCGACCCCCGTCCGGGCCGATGCGGCGCCGGACGTCGCGCGGTCGTCGACCTCGGTCCGGAGGGACGAAGGGTCGGACGGCGCGCAGGACCCGGACGGCGTGCAGGGGGCGACGTCGGTCCAGGGGGAGGAGGGGTCGGACCTCGCCGTGAGGGCGACGTCGGTCCAGGGGGACGCGATCGGGGCGGTGCTGGCCGAGCCAGAGCTCCGGCGCGCGCTGGAGAGCTTCGTGCGGCGGCGGGTGCCCGAGGCCGATGTGGACGATGTGGTGCAGACGGTGCTCTGCGACGCGCTCGCAGCGCCTGGGCGGCCCGGGGATCCGGAGGGGCTGCGCCGGTGGGTGATGGGGATCGCGCGGCACAAGGTGGTGGACCATCACCGCCGCGCGCTTCAAGAGGCGGTGGCCGAGCTGCCCGAGATGGCGGCGCCTCCGCCTCCCCTGGAGGAGCGGGCGATGGCGCGCTGGGCCGAGCGGCAGGCGGGCGGTGCGCGCGAGGCGACGGAGACGCTGCGCTGGATGGCGCGCGAGGGTGAGGGCGAGAAGCTGGAGAGCATCGCGGCCGAGGAGCAGGTGCCGCCGACGCGGGTGCGGCAGCGGGTGTCGCGGATGCGGCGCTGGATGCGGGAGCAGTGGCTGGCGGAGCTGGCCGCGGTGGCCGCGCTGTCGGTGCTGGCGTTCTTGCTCGCGCGTGCGGTGCTGAAGGAGGAGCCGCAGATCGCGCCGATGCCGGAGCTGCCGAAGGTGGGGCCCGAGATGGCGGATCCCATCGAACGAGGGCGCGCGCTGCGGGCCGCTGGCTTCGAGGCGTGCGAGCGCGCGGCGTGGTCGGAGTGCCTGGAGCGGCTGGACGAGGCGGCAGGGCTGGATCCAGCGGGCGATGCGGCGCCGCAGGTGGGCCAGGCGCGGGCACGGGCGCGGCAGGCGCTGGAGAGCGCGCCGAAGGCCGCGCCAGAGTCGACGTCGTTTGCGCCGATCGCACCGTCGTCGCTTGCACCGACCGCAGCGCCACCCGCGCCAGCGCCCGTGTCGACGTCGGAGAAATCTCGGTCGACGTCGAAGCTCGCACCCCCGCCGGACAGGCCAGTGAAGCCGCTGAAGCCGTTCGTCGACCCGAAGAAGGAGGCGGTGGTGGAGCCGCGGTCCGATCGGGAGGCGATGGAGCGCGAGAAAAAGGCGCTCGCTCAGAGGGAGCAGGAGGCGCGGGCGCTGAAGAAGCCGGTGTCGGGCAAGCCGTCGCCGACGTCGGGGAAGCCGGCCCCGGGCAAGCCAACCTCCCCGTCGGGCAAGGCGGCGTCCAAGTCGGAGCCGCTGTGA